Genomic window (Kosakonia sp. BYX6):
TATCTGCCGAAAGATTTTTATTCTGAAGTTTTGATATCGCCTCATCTAATATAGCGAGGCAGTTTCTACGCTCTTCTTCCAGACCCGGGTCTTGTATTGGAACTGTGCGTCGGTGAATACTAATCTCAGAGGCTGGACTATCTATTTGAGACGTTTCTTTAGCTGGTTTATTTTGATAGTCATACATTTTATTAAGCTCCAGAGCAAGAGAAGTAATGGTTTTCGGTTCCCCTGTATAATATTTAAGGATAGCGGTGTTTAAAAATACCCTGAATGCATTTCGGATATTTCATAAAGTTAATTAATGAGAGATTGACTTATAACCCAGCCTACAGGTTTATAAACCTAATAAGCCGGGTCAAAAAGAAACGTATCAGGCCAGCACGCGGTCGGCGACTAACATGCCGGTCGCCATTTGCAGATTGATATATTGCGCTAAATCGCGCTGTTCCGGGCGCGGCAAATACGGCAGTTCGCCAATTAACGGTGCGGGGAGTTTTTTACTTAGCACGTTGATGATTTCGGCGTAATGCGCAAGGCCAGGATTAATGCGGTTTGCCACCCAGCCAATCAGCGGCAGGCCGTCGCTGGCAATTGCCTGCGCGGTCAGCAGCGCATGGTTGAGGCACCCTTCCTGAATCCCCACCACCATCAGTACCGCCATTTGCTCCTGCACGACCCACTCGGAAAGCGGACGCAAATCGTTCATCAGGCTACGCCAGCCGCCGGTGCCTTCAACAACCACATGATCAACCTGCTCACAAAGAGAGGCCAAGCCATTGGAAAGTAAGGTGTAATTGATGGGGCAGCTGTGCGCGACGCTGCTCTCTTCTTCACTTAAGGCGATGGGATTGATCGCCTTGTAGGGCAAATCCACCGAGGAAACGCTTTGCAGCACCAACGCGTCTTTATTACGCAGCCCCTCCGGCGTCGCCGCACTCCCTTTCGCAACAGGCTTATAACCTGCCACAGTCTTGCCGCTGGCAGCCAGCGCCTGAAGAAGCGCGCGGGACGCCACTGTCTTCCCGACAGAAGTGTCTGTACCCGTTACAAAGAAACGCTTAAGCATAAATAACTCCACCGTTAAGCAACGAAAATATAAACCAGGAAAATAATTCAGTGGGGAAAGTCTAAGGGAAGTGATGAGTGCTCAGTTTGAGATAGCGCAATTTTTGTCGCAACAAGACAAAAATGTTAACCCTGTAACAAACGAATAAGCAGAGATCCGTTATACATCGCGTCTTTTACCAGCGCGGCACCCGCCATTGTCCCCTGGTTGGTAAACTGCGTGCTCTCCACGGAGATGTGTCGGCTATACGCGGGCAACGCCTGTTGACGGATGCAGTCGGTAATCGCCGGGAACAGCACATCCGCTGCGTTACTGAGCGGAGAGCCAATCAATATTTTTTGCGGGTTGAACAAATTCACCATGATCGCCAGGATGCGCCCGACATTCGCCCCGACGCCGCTGATAATATCTTTCGCCAGCAGATCGCCCTGCTGCGCCGCCTGGCATAGCCACGCGACTGTCAGCGGTTGTTGATGCAGCATCGAACTCATTGACTGGCTCATGCGCAACTGCGCCAGTTCCAGTACGCTTTCCACACTGGCGATGGTCTCCAGGCAGCCGTGGTTACCGCAATAACAGCGTTTACCGTACGGATCCACTTGCGTATGACCGATCTCCACCAGGCTGCTGCTGCCTGCATGCAGCAAGCGCCCATCGGTGATCACGCCCGCGCCGACGTTATGGTCAATCACCACCTGAATCACATCCCTTGCGCCGCGCGACGCGCCAAACAGCGCTTCCGCCATCGTCCAGGCGCTAATATCGTGCTGCACGTAAACCGGCACGCCGGTGTGCTTTTCCAGCGCTTCACCCAGCGGCATATCTTTCACGTCTTCATAAAACGGCATGCGATGAACAATGCCGTTTTCAGTGTCAATGATACCAGGCAGCGTAATGGCAATGGCGGTCAGGCGCTCGAGTCTGTTTTGATGGCGGGTAAAAAATTGGTCGATATGGCTAATGATACGGTTAAGCAGCGGCTGCGGATCGGTCAGCGGCAGTTCGAGCCGGTCTTCCACCACCAGTTTGCTGCTGAGATCGCGCAGCGAGAGGAATATTTCGCCCCGGCTAATGCGCAGCGAGAGATAGTGCCAGGCTTCTGTTTCCACCACCAGCCCAACCGCCGGGCGACCGCGGCTGCCAGGCTCCTGAATTTCCGTCTCCTGCACCAGGTGGGCTTCGAGCATTTCGCGCACAATCTTGGTAATACTTGCCGGCGCTAATTGCGCGAGGCGGGACAAGTCGATGCGCGAAACCGGGCCAAGCTGATCAATAAGGCGATACACCGCCCCCGCGTTAGTTTGCTTTATTTGATCAATATGCCCAGGCTGACTATCAGCAACCACCTCTGTCTCCCTTATTTTCGCGCTTCGAAATAATCGTCCGGCTATGGTGAAACACTTCAGTAGCCGTCGTCAAATATTTACCCCGGCTTGTGATTTACCGCACATTTTGCAATGACTTATGCGCAAAAATCATCCGCCAGCGGCTGCCAATAATTGCTGCTTAAAGCGCGCGGCCGCCGTTCCCTGCTCATGGTGTTTTGACCAGACCAACCACATTTCAGACACCGCGTCCGGCTCGATGATCGGTATCCAGCGCATTTCACTCAGTTGCACACGATGAAATGAAGCCGGAAGAATCGACACGCCAAGGCCTGCCGCTACCAGCCCGATAATGGTCATCGCCTCGCCCACTTCCTGGGTGATGGTGGGCGATAACTGATAGCGGCGCATCAGCCCGAGGATCTCGTCATACAACCCGGTCCCGACATGCGGGTCGAAAAAGACAAATGGCTCTTGCGCCAGCTCGATGAGCGACACGGCATCGCGTGCCGCCAGTGGGTGATTTTGGTGAATCATCGCCAGTAGCGGCTCGCGCAGGATAACCTCCCACGCCAGCGTGTCGGGCAGCGGCGTATTGCGCATCAACCCCAGATCCAGTACGCCTTCATTGAGCGGCGCGATCTGCTCGCGGGTATTAATTTCCCGCGTCTGGATATGCACGTCGGGATAGCGCTGGCGAAACGATGAGAGCGTGTCGGAAACCGCTTTGATAAAGGGCGCGGAAGAAGTAAAGCCAATACGCAACTCGCCGGTTTCCCCCTGATGCAGCCGAACGGCGCGGGCGGCAGCTTCATCGACCTGGCTTAAGATTTGCCGGCTGTCGGCAAGAAATTGTTTTCCAGCGGGTGTCAGCGATACGCTGCGGTTGGTGCGGGCCAGCAAACGCGCGCCGACCTGCTGTTCAAGGATCTGGATTTGCTGGCTGAGCGGCGGCTGCGAAATATTCAGTCGCGCGGCGGCGTGACCAAAATGCAGTTCTTCGGCCACGGCAATAAAGTAACGTAGGTGACGCAGTTCGATATTCATATGTATAAAGTATCATTTGAGATTATTAATATATTAGACAGAATATTGTGCCTTTCATACCCTTTACAGCGTGGTAAGCCCGTCACCCAAATCACGGGTATGAAACGTAAGGATCTCAAGTGAGTCGTACAACAACCGTTGACACCGAGCCGGCAAGCGTCGTCAACGAAAAACCTGTCTCTTTGCCGGGACAATTTATCAAACGTGGTACTCCCCAATTTATGCGCGTCACGCTGGCACTGTTTTCCGCCGGGCTTGCGACCTTCGCCCTGCTTTATTGCGTCCAGCCCATCTTGCCGGTGTTGTCCCATGAATTCGGCGTTTCGCCAGCCAGTAGCAGTATTTCCCTCTCGATTTCGACCGGCATGTTGGCGATTGGCTTGCTGTTTACCGGGCCGTTGTCGGATGCGATTGGCCGCAAAAAAGTGATGGTGACCGCGCTACTGCTGGCTTCCTGCTGCACATTATTATCGACGATGATGACCAGCTGGCACGGCATTCTGGTGATGCGCGCGCTGGTCGGTTTATCGCTGAGCGGCGTGGCGGCGGTGGGGATGACTTACTTAAGCGAAGAGATCCACCCGAGTTTTGTCGCCTTTTCGATGGGGTTGTATATCAGCGGTAACTCCATCGGCGGCATGAGCGGACGCTTACTGAGCGGTGTCTTTACCGACTTCTTTACCTGGCGTATCGCGCTGGCGGTGATTGGCTGTTTTGCGCTGGCCTCGGCGCTGATGTTCTGGAAAATCCTGCCTGAATCGCGCCATTTCCGCCCGGCATCACTGCGCCCGAAAACGCTGTTTATTAATTTTCGCCTGCACTGGCGCGACAAAGGCCTGCCGCTGTTGTTCCTTGAAGGCTTTTTGCTGATGGGATCGTTCGTCACGCTGTTCAACTATATCGGTTATCGGCTGATGCAATCCCCGTGGATGCTGAGCCAGGCGGTCGTCGGGTTGTTGTCAGTGGCCTATTTAACCGGCACCTGGAGTTCACCGAAAGCGGGGGCGATGACCAGCAAATACGGGCGCGGCCCGGTAATGATCGGTTCGACCACCATCATGTTGCTTGGCTTATTGCTGACACTATTCTCGTCACTGGCGCTTATTTTCATCGGCATGTTGCTGTTTACCGCCGGTTTCTTCGCCGCGCACTCGGTCGCCAGTAGTTGGATTGGCCCGCGCGCGAAGCGTGCCAAAGGCCAGGCTTCTTCGCTCTACCTGTTCAGCTATTATTTGGGCTCCAGCGTCGCCGGGACATTAGGCGGCGTGTTCTGGCACAGCTACGGCTGGAATGGCGTCGGCGGGTTTATCGCAGCCATGTTGGTGATTGCCGTGCTGGTAGGTAGCAGGCTTCATTCGCGCCTGCGTTAATGCACGAAAAGAGATGCAAGCCCTGCGATGCGGGGCTTTTTTATTGGCTCTGTGTGCGCGTTAAAACAAACCTAAAATGGACGTAGCACCCATAACTTCTCGCACTGCGTCAAGCACCATCAGAGCAAAGATCACCCAGACAAAAGGATTCATGGTTTTTGTTGTGCTGTGTTGTTATTGGTTATGTAAATGAGATTTTTTTATTATGGTACAAATTTTCAGATTAACCGCAGAACTACTACTTTTAGGCGGTTACGTTAACAAACACTAAAAATCAGAGGCACTATGGATACGCAAAATTATCAACAACTTACCCGCACGTTCCTGCGCCTGTCGCGCTTTTCACACCTCGCCTCTATTGCCAGTTGGGACATGTTCGCCATGATGCCGCCGGGCGGCAGCGCCGCGCGCGGTGAAGCGCTGGCGGAACTTAGCGTGCTGCGCCATCAAATTCTGACCAATAAACAGGTCGGTCAGTGGATTGAAGGCGCGAAGCAGGAAGATCTGAACGATATTGAACAAGCCAACCTGCGTGAAATGCAGCGCCATTACGAGGAAGCCGCCCTGCTGCCGGAAGCGCTGGTCGAAGCCCAGTCACTGGCGGGCAGCAAATGCGAACACGCCTGGCGCACGCAGCGCCCGGCAAATGACTGGACGGGTTTCTCCGCCAATCTGAAAGAGGTGGTAAAACTCGCCCGCGAAGAGGCCAAACTGCGCGCGGCGGCAAAAGGCTGTTCGCCTTATGATGCGTTACTCGATAAGTTCGAACCGGATATGACCAGCGCACGCCTCGATGAACTGTTTGGCGACGTAAAATCCTGGCTGCCGGATCTGCTCAAACAGGCCGTGGCAAAACAGGAACAGCAAACCCTGATTGCGCCGCAAGGCCCCTTCCCGATTGCCGACCAGCGCGAACTCGGCTTGCAGGCCATGCAGGTGCTGGGTTTTGACTTTAACGGCGGGCGCCTGGATGTCAGTGCCCATCCTTTCTGCGGCGGTGTACCGGAAGATGTACGCATCACCACCCGTTACGACGAAAACGAACTGCTGAGCGCCTTGTTCGGTGTGGTGCATGAAACCGGTCATGCCCGTTACGAGCAGAATCTGCCGCGCAGCTGGCCAGGCCAGCCGATCGCGCTGGCGCGTTCTACCGCCATTCACGAATCGCAAAGTCTGTTCTTTGAAATGCAACTGGGTCGCAGTGACGCCTTCCTGCGCCGCCTGCAACCGGCGATTAGCCAGCGTTTTGGTATGCAACCGGCGTTTGAAGAGCAGAACTTTATCGCCTGGAACCAGCGTGTGAAGCCGGGTTATATCCGCGTGGATGCCGATGAAGTCAGCTACCCGGCGCACGTCATTCTGCGCTATGAAATTGAGCGCGCGCTGATCGACGGCGAGATTGAAGTGGATGACATTCCCGCGCTGTGGAATGAAAAAATGCAGGCCTGGCTGGGGATTTCCACCGAAGGTAATTACCGCAATGGCTGCATGCAAGACATTCACTGGACGGACGGCGGCTTTGGTTACTTCCCGTCTTACACCCTTGGCGCAATGTATGCGGCACAGCTTTTCCACGCTGCGCGCGTTGCGTTGCCGGATCTGGACGCGTCGATCGCCGAAGGGGATTTCACCGCCCTGTTCGACTGGCTGCGCCAGAATATCTGGCAGCACGGCAGCCGCTTCAGCACCGCGCAATTAATCGCTAACGCCACCGGCGAAGCGCTGAACGCCGACTATTTCCGCCAGCATCTTACCCGCCGTTATCTGTGACAAATCCGCGCCGGGCGCCAGCTCCGGCGCGGTACATCGCCTTTGTACATTCCGTTACACGCCGATACCAATCACTCACGGAAGCCGTGTGTTTACAGGGATATAGTGCTTTCAACGGCCCCGCAGTGGGGTTGAATGAAGAAACCAATTCGAGGATATCGGAATGAAAAAAGTATTAGCTCTGGTTGTTGCCGCTGCTATGGGTCTGTCTTCTGCTGCTTTCGCTGCTGACACTGCTGCCACCTCTCAGGCACCGGCTGCTGCGCCGACCACCACGACTGCTGCTCCGGCTGCTAAAGCGGCTCCGGCGAAAAAAGTCCACAAAAAACACAAAAAAGCGGCTGAACAAAAAGCGCAGGCTGCTAAAAAACACCACAAAAAAGCAGCCGCTAAACCGGCTGTAGAGCAGAAAGCTCAGGCTGCTAAAAAACACAAAAAACACGTTAAACACACTGCCACCAAACCGGCTGCACAACCAGCTGCATAAGTAAACGTGTCTGTAACCGGCATTCGCCGTATGAATGCCGTGATAAGTCGGCGCTGACCCTTTGGGTAAAGCGCCGTTTTTCTCTGGAGGCCACTGGATGATGCGACGTTATCGTTTTGAAGTGATTCTCATGATGTTGATCCTCTGCGCGCTTATCGCCATCCGCTTCTACCTTTACTGATGTAGCACGCTGATTTTACTCCCACTTTCTTCGCGTCCCGTCTATATTTATTAACCTGGGCTTACGTTTAATAATCATAATTACCCCCACCCGAGTGTGATATGCGAAAAATCGTTGTGCTGTTACTGGGACCGCTGCTTTTGTTTTCTGCCGTTGGGCATGCTGACGATGGCGACGAGGATGTTATAAGCGCCCGTGATGTGAAAACGCTTTTTTTCGGTCATGACGATCGCGTGCGTGTAGCCACGCCGACAAGAGCACCGTGGGATGCCATCGGCCAGTTAGAAACCGCCAGCGGCAATTTGTGCACCGCGACACTTATTTCCCCACACCTGGCGTTAACCGCCGGGCACTGCCTGTTAACGCCGCCGGACGGCAAAGCCGATAAAGCCGTAGCGCTGCGTTTTGTTTCGCAACGCGGCAGCTGGCGCTATGAAATTCACGGTATCGAAGGGCGTGTTGACGCGTCGCTCGGCCATCGGCTCAAGCCCGATGGCGACGGCTGGATTGTTCCCTCTTCTGCCGCCTCCTGGGATTTTGGTCTGATCGTCCTGCGTTACCCGCCTTCTGGCATTACGCCGCTGCCGATTTTTACCGGTGATAAAGATGAGCTTACCGCCGCGCTGAAAACCGCCGGGCGAAAAGTGACTCAGGCCGGTTACCCGGAAGATCATCTCGATAATTTATTCAGCCACGAAGATTGCATTGTGACCGGCTGGGCGCAAAGCAGCGTGCTGTCGCACCAGTGCGATACGCTGCCGGGCGACAGCGGTTCGCCATTGATGTTAAAAACGGATGCCGGTTGGCAACTGATTGCGGTGCAAAGTTCGGCTCCGGCGGCGAAAGATCGCTGGCGCGCCGATAACCGCGCCATTTCCGTGACCGGTTTTCGTGACAAGCTGGAAGCACTGGCGAGAGAGCCGGAAGAGTAACTTAGCGCTTGCGCCAAATCGGTAATTGCAAAATCTCATTGAGCGGCAGCGGCGGGCTAAAGTAATAGCCCTGCAACTGCTCGCAACCCGCCTGGCGCAGCAGCTTCATCTGTTTCTCATTTTCCACCCCTTCGGCCACTACCTGCATGCCCAGCGCGCTGGCAATGCGGATGGTGCCGCTCACCAGCGCCGAGGCCTGCACATCGTCGTCCACCAGCCCGGCCAGCGATTTATCAATCTTGATGGTGTCGAAATTAAAGCGCCGCAGGTAACCAATGCTCGAATAGCCGGTACCGAAATCATCCAGCGCCACCGCCGTACCCAACGCTTTTAAATTGGCGATGGCCGAACGAGCGCGCTCGGGGTTTTCCAGCACGTAGGTTTCTGTCACTTCCAGCTGTAAGCGGTGCGCCGGGAAAAGGCAGGTTTCCAGCACTCGGGCTACTTTGTCTTCAAACTCCGGATCGCGAAATTGCGCGGGCGAGATATTTACCGACAGTTTCAGAGTGTCTATCTGCTGCAAATCGCTACAGGCGCGGCGCAGGACAAATTGCCCGAGCGCATAGATAAGCCCGCTGGTTTCGGCGATTGGGATAAAGTCATCCGGTTTTAGCTCGCCATCCGGGCGACGCGGCCAGCGCGCCAGCGCCTCGACGCCGATCATGGTCTGGCTGTGCGCATCGACAATCGGCTGATACCAGACATCAAACTCTTCGCGCTCCAGTCCCTCGCGGATGTCATTTTCGATCATTAATTGCCGCTCACGCGCGCTGTTCAACGCTGCATCGTAGTGCGTAATGCGGGCTTTGCCGGTAATTTTTGAGTGATACATGGCGATATCGGCACGGCGAAATAGTTCGGAACTGGAGCACTCCACCAGCGTGCCGCTGGCAATGCCAACGCTGGCACCAATATGGATGGTGCGTTTGCCGATACGCACCGGAGTATGCAGGTACTGCAACACGTTTTTGGCAAAGTCGGCGGCTTTTTCCACCGACCACGGCCCGCTCAGGGTCATGGCAAACTCATCGCCACCCATGCGCGCCAGCATTCCGTCGGTCGGCATTTTTTCGCGCAGCGTCTGCGCAATAGTGACAATCAGCCGATCGCCGACATCATGACCGTAAATATCATTGACGTCTTTAAAGCCATCCAGATCGATAAATACCACGCTTATCAAATCGTTATTGCCCAACGCGCTCCACTGCTCCAGCTGTTCGATCAGCGCGCGCCGGTTGGGTAAACGACTTAGCCAGTCGGTCAGCGCGATGTTGCGCGCCATTTTTTCCCCTTTCGCCAGCTTATATAAGCCCGCGCTGCTCAACGCGATGAACAGCAGGATCAGGCCGGAGGCCAGCATCGCGATTTGGCGAATATTGGCGGCCGCCGCCTGCGCCGCTTCTGCGCCAGGCATATGCGGCGTCCAGCCCAGATACCCCAACAATCCCCCGGCGGAATCGCGCAGCGGCACGCTGGTTTCCACCACTTTTTGCGGCGTTAAACGCAGATCCTGGATTTGAAACGTATTGCCGAGATCGCTCAGCAACTGCGCATTCACATGGCGGGTAATCACCAGGTAACGGCGGGTGCTGTCGTACACCTCAAGCCGGCCCATCATCGGGCGGATAAGCCCGATACTGACAAACGCGACGCCCTGGCGGGTGCGGGTGATACCGGCGAAAATCTCTTTGCCAGCCTGTAGCGGTCGGGCATTGTCACGAATCAAGGCGGCAAGACCGTCACCGAAAAAGGCGAGATTGCGCTCGTTAAACGGTTCGCTGCGAAACGATCCCCAAATCACCGCGAAATGTTCATCCAGCACGAAAGTGCCGTCATACAAATTATTGACCTTGAAGCCCGCGCCCCAAGTGTTGTACAGCCAACCGGTGTCCAGCCGTGGAGGATAGACTTCGCGCACCGCGTCGTCCCAGACGGCGTTGTCGATAACCAGCGAACGCGTGCGGTTGACCGAGGTCTGGATTGCGCCCTGCACCGAAAGCGCCGTGCGGTGTTCGTCAATTTCATTGGCTTTGGTGCTGATCAAATGCAAAGAGAGATAGAGCAGCGCAACAACGGAAACTATCAGCCCAATCCCCGCCAAAAAAACCATAACAAACAGCGTTCTTGCCGTCGGGATATTGCGCCAGCTTAACGGATTGAGCATCGACCGTTCCTTACTGGTGGCCCGTAACGTTAGTCTTTGTCTTCTAAGCGTAATACAGCCAGCGAATTTCGTTGCCCGCAATCACGGGCAACGTCACATCATGCGATTTTTATTAATACCATACCGATAATCAGCAGCACCAGGCCGAGCCAGCCTTTGCCGTTCAGGCGCTGGCCGAAGAGCACCCAGCCAGCGGCAAGCGTGGCGACAATACCAAACCCGCCCCACAGCGCGTAAGCAACGGAAAGATCGATACCTTTCACCGCCTGCGATAACGCGCTGAACGCGGCTAAGACGGCGACCAACGACCCGCAGCCGTACAGCTTGCGACGAAAACCGTCGGAAAGTTTTAAGAAAATATTGGCCAGAATTTCCAGCGCGATCGCAATAGCCAGCCATAACGCGTGAACCCACTCAAACGGCGACATGGTTACACTCCTGACACACAGTTTTGCGCGTCCCGGATTTAATCAACACAATGCCGATCACAAGCGTTGTCAGCCCGGCCGCTTTGAGCGGCGATAGCGGTTCATCAAAAAGAACGACGCTCAACACGGTTATCAATACAATGCCGATGCCTTCCCATAATGCGTAGGCCACGCCGAGGGCAATTTTTTTCACCGCGAACGACAGCAAAATATAAGAGAGGGCGATCATCACCAGCATTAAAATAAAACCGCTGTGACTACCGTTAATACTTGCCCATTTCATCGACAGTGTGCCGGTTATTTCAGCAATAATGGCCAGCGCTAATAAAATCCAATAAATCATTTTTTTCTCCTGCTTGAGAATACAATTCCCTGCGGCTTACCGTTCGACGGAAAACCGGAAAAATAGTGTTGTTAGCCGCGCCATGCGCGAGCTCAGGCAGAGAGAAAACTACAGCGCAGAGCGCCAGTATTGGTCGCCAGCAAGCAGGCAGCAAGAGGAGATAGGGAGGGAAAAGCCAGAATTCAGGTTGCTGAACAGCATGTCCATATAGTTACAATTATCCGCGAATTGCTTCTCGTCGGGGCGGATTAAAATTGTCCTCAGTGGTTAAACACCGCGTATTTTTAACATGCCTTAAGATTTTACTCAAAGCCTTTGCACTTCTTTACCCGGCATTTATTTCTGAAAGTAATACACGCTGCCGTTTATTTTCGACAGCGTGTTTACCGTTTTATTTTTGCGGATCGTTAAGCGTATTGGCGCGTGCTTCCGCCAGCAAATTCCACGAGGAAATAAACAACGCGGCAATCATTGGCCCCAGCACAAAACCGTTAATGCCAAAGAACTGCAAACCGCCGAGCGTCGTCAGCAGGATCAGGTAATCCGGCATGCGGGTATCTTTGCCCACCAGCAGCGGGCGCAAAATATTGTCGGCCAGACCTACCACA
Coding sequences:
- the mdtJ gene encoding multidrug/spermidine efflux SMR transporter subunit MdtJ — its product is MIYWILLALAIIAEITGTLSMKWASINGSHSGFILMLVMIALSYILLSFAVKKIALGVAYALWEGIGIVLITVLSVVLFDEPLSPLKAAGLTTLVIGIVLIKSGTRKTVCQECNHVAV
- a CDS encoding MFS transporter, whose translation is MSRTTTVDTEPASVVNEKPVSLPGQFIKRGTPQFMRVTLALFSAGLATFALLYCVQPILPVLSHEFGVSPASSSISLSISTGMLAIGLLFTGPLSDAIGRKKVMVTALLLASCCTLLSTMMTSWHGILVMRALVGLSLSGVAAVGMTYLSEEIHPSFVAFSMGLYISGNSIGGMSGRLLSGVFTDFFTWRIALAVIGCFALASALMFWKILPESRHFRPASLRPKTLFINFRLHWRDKGLPLLFLEGFLLMGSFVTLFNYIGYRLMQSPWMLSQAVVGLLSVAYLTGTWSSPKAGAMTSKYGRGPVMIGSTTIMLLGLLLTLFSSLALIFIGMLLFTAGFFAAHSVASSWIGPRAKRAKGQASSLYLFSYYLGSSVAGTLGGVFWHSYGWNGVGGFIAAMLVIAVLVGSRLHSRLR
- a CDS encoding putative bifunctional diguanylate cyclase/phosphodiesterase; its protein translation is MLNPLSWRNIPTARTLFVMVFLAGIGLIVSVVALLYLSLHLISTKANEIDEHRTALSVQGAIQTSVNRTRSLVIDNAVWDDAVREVYPPRLDTGWLYNTWGAGFKVNNLYDGTFVLDEHFAVIWGSFRSEPFNERNLAFFGDGLAALIRDNARPLQAGKEIFAGITRTRQGVAFVSIGLIRPMMGRLEVYDSTRRYLVITRHVNAQLLSDLGNTFQIQDLRLTPQKVVETSVPLRDSAGGLLGYLGWTPHMPGAEAAQAAAANIRQIAMLASGLILLFIALSSAGLYKLAKGEKMARNIALTDWLSRLPNRRALIEQLEQWSALGNNDLISVVFIDLDGFKDVNDIYGHDVGDRLIVTIAQTLREKMPTDGMLARMGGDEFAMTLSGPWSVEKAADFAKNVLQYLHTPVRIGKRTIHIGASVGIASGTLVECSSSELFRRADIAMYHSKITGKARITHYDAALNSARERQLMIENDIREGLEREEFDVWYQPIVDAHSQTMIGVEALARWPRRPDGELKPDDFIPIAETSGLIYALGQFVLRRACSDLQQIDTLKLSVNISPAQFRDPEFEDKVARVLETCLFPAHRLQLEVTETYVLENPERARSAIANLKALGTAVALDDFGTGYSSIGYLRRFNFDTIKIDKSLAGLVDDDVQASALVSGTIRIASALGMQVVAEGVENEKQMKLLRQAGCEQLQGYYFSPPLPLNEILQLPIWRKR
- the bioD gene encoding dethiobiotin synthase, which encodes MLKRFFVTGTDTSVGKTVASRALLQALAASGKTVAGYKPVAKGSAATPEGLRNKDALVLQSVSSVDLPYKAINPIALSEEESSVAHSCPINYTLLSNGLASLCEQVDHVVVEGTGGWRSLMNDLRPLSEWVVQEQMAVLMVVGIQEGCLNHALLTAQAIASDGLPLIGWVANRINPGLAHYAEIINVLSKKLPAPLIGELPYLPRPEQRDLAQYINLQMATGMLVADRVLA
- the mlc gene encoding sugar metabolism global transcriptional regulator Mlc, translating into MVADSQPGHIDQIKQTNAGAVYRLIDQLGPVSRIDLSRLAQLAPASITKIVREMLEAHLVQETEIQEPGSRGRPAVGLVVETEAWHYLSLRISRGEIFLSLRDLSSKLVVEDRLELPLTDPQPLLNRIISHIDQFFTRHQNRLERLTAIAITLPGIIDTENGIVHRMPFYEDVKDMPLGEALEKHTGVPVYVQHDISAWTMAEALFGASRGARDVIQVVIDHNVGAGVITDGRLLHAGSSSLVEIGHTQVDPYGKRCYCGNHGCLETIASVESVLELAQLRMSQSMSSMLHQQPLTVAWLCQAAQQGDLLAKDIISGVGANVGRILAIMVNLFNPQKILIGSPLSNAADVLFPAITDCIRQQALPAYSRHISVESTQFTNQGTMAGAALVKDAMYNGSLLIRLLQG
- the asr gene encoding acid resistance repetitive basic protein Asr, which produces MKKVLALVVAAAMGLSSAAFAADTAATSQAPAAAPTTTTAAPAAKAAPAKKVHKKHKKAAEQKAQAAKKHHKKAAAKPAVEQKAQAAKKHKKHVKHTATKPAAQPAA
- a CDS encoding carboxypeptidase M32; protein product: MDTQNYQQLTRTFLRLSRFSHLASIASWDMFAMMPPGGSAARGEALAELSVLRHQILTNKQVGQWIEGAKQEDLNDIEQANLREMQRHYEEAALLPEALVEAQSLAGSKCEHAWRTQRPANDWTGFSANLKEVVKLAREEAKLRAAAKGCSPYDALLDKFEPDMTSARLDELFGDVKSWLPDLLKQAVAKQEQQTLIAPQGPFPIADQRELGLQAMQVLGFDFNGGRLDVSAHPFCGGVPEDVRITTRYDENELLSALFGVVHETGHARYEQNLPRSWPGQPIALARSTAIHESQSLFFEMQLGRSDAFLRRLQPAISQRFGMQPAFEEQNFIAWNQRVKPGYIRVDADEVSYPAHVILRYEIERALIDGEIEVDDIPALWNEKMQAWLGISTEGNYRNGCMQDIHWTDGGFGYFPSYTLGAMYAAQLFHAARVALPDLDASIAEGDFTALFDWLRQNIWQHGSRFSTAQLIANATGEALNADYFRQHLTRRYL
- a CDS encoding trypsin-like serine peptidase produces the protein MRKIVVLLLGPLLLFSAVGHADDGDEDVISARDVKTLFFGHDDRVRVATPTRAPWDAIGQLETASGNLCTATLISPHLALTAGHCLLTPPDGKADKAVALRFVSQRGSWRYEIHGIEGRVDASLGHRLKPDGDGWIVPSSAASWDFGLIVLRYPPSGITPLPIFTGDKDELTAALKTAGRKVTQAGYPEDHLDNLFSHEDCIVTGWAQSSVLSHQCDTLPGDSGSPLMLKTDAGWQLIAVQSSAPAAKDRWRADNRAISVTGFRDKLEALAREPEE
- the mdtI gene encoding multidrug/spermidine efflux SMR transporter subunit MdtI, whose protein sequence is MSPFEWVHALWLAIAIALEILANIFLKLSDGFRRKLYGCGSLVAVLAAFSALSQAVKGIDLSVAYALWGGFGIVATLAAGWVLFGQRLNGKGWLGLVLLIIGMVLIKIA
- a CDS encoding KPN_01571 family protein; its protein translation is MNPFVWVIFALMVLDAVREVMGATSILGLF
- a CDS encoding LysR family transcriptional regulator, translated to MNIELRHLRYFIAVAEELHFGHAAARLNISQPPLSQQIQILEQQVGARLLARTNRSVSLTPAGKQFLADSRQILSQVDEAAARAVRLHQGETGELRIGFTSSAPFIKAVSDTLSSFRQRYPDVHIQTREINTREQIAPLNEGVLDLGLMRNTPLPDTLAWEVILREPLLAMIHQNHPLAARDAVSLIELAQEPFVFFDPHVGTGLYDEILGLMRRYQLSPTITQEVGEAMTIIGLVAAGLGVSILPASFHRVQLSEMRWIPIIEPDAVSEMWLVWSKHHEQGTAAARFKQQLLAAAGG